The following proteins are co-located in the Triticum aestivum cultivar Chinese Spring chromosome 1A, IWGSC CS RefSeq v2.1, whole genome shotgun sequence genome:
- the LOC123043522 gene encoding putative leucine-rich repeat receptor-like protein kinase At2g19210 — protein MATTPWLLLLCLATAAASSGALQARAQPDNKGFISIDCGFPGTRSYIDSTTELSYAPDAAFTDTGSSHNISVEYMKPQLLLSKRYHDLRSFPDGTRNCYTLRSLVPGLKYLLRATFFYGNYDGLDRIPIFDLHIGVNFWRVVNITNMGYALQLEALVVVPDDLVQVCLINTGAGTPFISGLDLRPLKKTMYPQVTATQGLVLMTRLNFGPRDDSTFVRYPDDPYDRIWTPWINTKIWTVISTKKRVQSIDNDVFEAPTAVMQTAIRPRDVTKNIEFSWDPEPQPNDPSPGYIAIMHFSELQILPINAVRQFYVNLNSELWYPSGFTPTYLYIGATYNNLPSRHNRYNVSINATSNSTLPPIINGVEIFSVISTTNLSTYSQDVYAIMAIKTKYQVQKNWMGDPCIPKTMAWERLTCGYEVTTPHRIKAVDLSVTGLSGDITSSFINLKALQYLNLSNNKLTGSIPDALSQLPSLTVIDLSGNQLSGSIPPGLLKRVQDGSLNFRYENNPNICASDNSCQSAPKRNNKLAIYIVVPLLVVVVMVSLAIVIFFLVRRRQQGDVNYMLVNGDRGGCSLQLENRRFTYKQLDMITKGFKRILGRGGFGIVYHGFLEDDTEVAVKLRSRTSKQGVNVFLAEAQILTQIHHKNLVTMIGYCKDGKDMALVYEYMSEGTLQEHIIGRDDNGEGLLDWRQRLRIALESAKGLEYLHTGCSPPLIHMDVKPTNILLNASLEAKIADFGMSKAFKHDKDTHVSTNTLVGTYGYVDPEYLATMQPTTKSDVYSFGVVLLELVTGRPAILPESPMPISIIHWVRSQLAEGNIESVVDACMHGCYDVNSVWKVANIALECTAQVSVERPTINHVVVQLQECLKLEDCYARSDMSGGLYIGSGSHDPNLNNESQDNVTSEMEYVSRRMATRTTDPVAR, from the exons ATGGCGACCACGCCGTGGCTGCTGCTTCTCtgcctcgccaccgccgccgcctcgagcGGGGCGCTTCAAGCTCGTGCCCAGCCTGACAACAAAG GTTTCATAAGCATAGACTGCGGATTTCCGGGGACAAGGAGCTACATAGACAGCACAACCGAGCTCTCCTACGCCCCGGACGCCGCCTTCACCGACACCGGCTCGAGCCACAACATCTCGGTGGAGTACATGAAGCCGCAGTTGCTCCTCTCCAAGCGCTACCACGACCTGCGCAGCTTCCCCGACGGCACGCGCAACTGCTATACGCTCCGGTCCCTGGTGCCCGGGCTCAAGTACCTCCTCCGCGCCACCTTCTTCTACGGAAACTACGACGGGCTCGACAGGATTCCCATATTTGACCTCCACATCGGGGTCAACTTCTGGAGGGTGGTGAACATCACAAATATGGGATACGCGCTGCAACTGGAGGCCCTCGTGGTCGTGCCGGACGACTTGGTGCAGGTTTGCCTGATAAACACCGGCGCCGGGACGCCGTTCATCTCCGGGCTTGACCTGAGGCCGCTCAAGAAGACGATGTACCCGCAGGTGACCGCAACGCAGGGCCTGGTGCTGATGACTAGGCTCAACTTCGGCCCGAGAGACGATTCTACCTTTGTCAG GTACCCTGATGATCCATACGATCGAATCTGGACCCCATGGATCAACACTAAAATCTGGACCGTGATATCAACAAAGAAGAGGGTGCAGAGCATAGACAACGACGTCTTCGAGGCGCCGACAGCGGTCATGCAGACGGCTATTAGGCCGCGAGACGTCACCAAGAACATAGAGTTCTCTTGGGACCCGGAGCCCCAGCCCAACGACCCCTCGCCAGGGTACATCGCCATCATGCACTTCTCCGAGCTGCAGATACTCCCCATTAACGCCGTTCGACAATTCTACGTCAACCTCAACAGCGAGTTGTGGTACCCGAGCGGCTTCACGCCGACCTACCTCTACATCGGCGCCACCTACAACAACCTCCCCTCCAGGCATAACCGCTATAACGTCTCCATCAACGCCACCAGCAACTCGACGCTGCCGCCGATCATCAATGGTGTGGAGATTTTCTCCGTCATCTCCACCACCAACCTTAGCACGTACTCACAGGACG TATATGCTATCATGGCGATAAAGACAAAGTATCAGGTGCAGAAGAACTGGATGGGTGATCCGTGCATTCCAAAGACTATGGCCTGGGAAAGGTTGACGTGCGGTTATGAGGTCACAACCCCCCATAGGATCAAAGCCGT AGATTTATCAGTCACCGGTCTCAGTGGTGATATAACATCTTCTTTCATAAATCTCAAGGCTCTCCAGTACTT GAATCTGTCAAACAACAAATTGACAGGCTCAATTCCAGATGCCCTTTCACAATTACCTTCATTGACGGTTAT AGATTTGTCAGGTAATCAGCTCAGTGGTTCAATTCCCCCTGGACTTCTCAAAAGAGTTCAAGATGGCTCCCTCAATTTTAG ATATGAGAACAATCCAAACATTTGCGCAAGTGACAATTCATGCCAGTCGGCGCCTAAAAGGAACAACAAGCTGGCTATCTATATTGTTGTCCCTCTACTTGTGGTTGTGGTGATGGTATCATTAGCAATAGTGATCTTTTTCTTGGTAAGACGAAGACAACAAGGTGA TGTCAACTATATGCTAGTAAATGGTGACCGTGGGGGCTGTTCATTGCAACTTGAGAACCGTCGGTTCACCTACAAACAacttgatatgataacaaagggaTTCAAGAGGATTCTTGGCCGGGGAGGTTTCGGGATTGTCTATCATGGCTTCCTAGAAGATGACACTGAGGTGGCCGTGAAATTGCGATCTCGTACTTCTAAGCAAGGTGTCAATGTGTTCCTCGCAGAG GCTCAGATTTTGACGCAGATTCACCATAAGAATCTTGTCACCATGATTGGCTATTGTAAGGATGGAAAAGACATGGCACTTGTGTATGAGTACATGTCAGAAGGAACACTACAAGAGCATATTATAG GAAGAGACGATAATGGAGAAGGTTTACTGGATTGGAGACAGAGACTTCGAATTGCACTTGAATCTGCCAAAG GGCTTGAGTACTTACACACCGGGTGCAGCCCGCCTCTCATCCACATGGACGTGAAGCCCACAAATATCCTCCTAAATGCAAGTCTGGAGGCCAAGATTGCCGACTTCGGCATGTCTAAGGCCTTCAAACATGACAAGGACACACATGTATCCACAAACACACTCGTTGGTACCTATGGATACGTTGATCCAGAGTACCTGGCAACAATGCAACCAACTACAAAGAGTGATGTGTACAGTTTCGGTGTCGTGTTGCTGGAGTTAGTCACCGGAAGGCCAGCTATACTGCCAGAGTCTCCGATGCCCATCAGCATCATCCATTGGGTGAGGTCCCAGCTAGCTGAGGGCAACATTGAGAGCGTGGtggatgcgtgcatgcatggttgTTATGATGTGAACAGTGTGTGGAAGGTGGCAAACATCGCTCTGGAGTGCACCGCACAGGTGTCGGTGGAACGTCCCACCATCAACCACGTGGTGGTGCAGCTCCAAGAGTGCCTTAAGCTTGAGGATTGCTATGCAAGGAGTGATATGAGTGGCGGCTTGTACATCGGCAGTGGCAGCCATGACCCAAACTTGAATAATGAATCTCAGGACAATGTCACATCAGAGATGGAGTATGTGTCTAGAAGGATGGCAACAAGGACCACCGATCCTGTTGCACGTTGA